One Thermodesulfobacteriota bacterium DNA window includes the following coding sequences:
- a CDS encoding radical SAM protein encodes MYEQGPIRPPSEATSLLVRVTRNCPWNQCIFCPAYKGTKFSRRTVEEVKRDIDEMAEEYEQFSRAVLTVFLQDADSLIIKTEDLIEILSHIKKRFPTVRRITSYARATTLRKKSLEELRMLRAAGLNRIHVGMESGSEEVLRLVKKGITKEDIIEGGLKAKDAGMELSEYIMPGLGGKLLSETHAKETAEVLNIIEPHFIRVRTFAIHPLSPLARMAKEGTFIPLNDEEIVREIKLLLENLKEMRSYFSSGDFSLNLLMELDGYLGEKKREMLDLIDRYLSLDDTKKKVYSLIRRAFLFNYPLDVLENEELVSKLSKEIERIESSWSEGFDEYIRYLMSHQLPQPQKASWN; translated from the coding sequence ATGTACGAGCAAGGACCTATAAGGCCACCAAGTGAAGCAACGAGTCTCCTTGTGAGAGTCACAAGGAACTGTCCTTGGAATCAATGTATTTTTTGTCCCGCATACAAGGGTACCAAGTTTTCGAGAAGGACTGTTGAGGAAGTGAAAAGGGATATAGATGAAATGGCAGAAGAGTATGAACAGTTCTCTCGGGCCGTACTGACAGTCTTTCTTCAAGATGCAGATAGCCTCATCATAAAGACTGAAGATTTAATCGAAATACTCTCCCATATAAAGAAAAGATTCCCTACCGTACGAAGGATAACTTCGTACGCCCGGGCAACCACGCTCAGAAAAAAGAGCTTAGAGGAGCTTAGAATGCTAAGGGCGGCAGGACTAAACCGGATACATGTGGGGATGGAGAGTGGTTCAGAGGAAGTACTTAGGCTTGTAAAAAAGGGCATCACCAAAGAAGACATAATAGAGGGTGGCCTAAAGGCCAAAGATGCTGGGATGGAACTTTCAGAGTACATAATGCCTGGGCTTGGAGGTAAACTTTTAAGTGAGACACATGCAAAAGAGACTGCGGAAGTCCTAAATATCATTGAGCCCCATTTTATAAGGGTTAGAACTTTTGCAATCCACCCTCTCTCTCCTCTTGCAAGGATGGCCAAAGAAGGGACTTTTATCCCTTTAAACGACGAAGAGATAGTGAGGGAGATAAAACTTCTTTTGGAGAATTTAAAAGAGATGAGAAGTTACTTTTCTTCGGGGGACTTTAGCCTCAATCTACTTATGGAACTGGATGGTTATTTGGGCGAAAAGAAAAGAGAAATGCTTGACCTTATAGATAGGTACCTCTCTTTAGACGATACTAAAAAAAAGGTCTACTCCCTCATAAGGAGAGCTTTCCTTTTCAACTATCCACTCGATGTTTTGGAAAATGAGGAACTAGTATCGAAACTCTCAAAAGAGATTGAAAGGATCGAAAGCTCATGGAGTGAGGGATTCGACGAGTACATAAGGTACCTGATGAGCCATCAGCTTCCGCAACCTCAGAAAGCATCGTGGAACTGA